The Neurospora crassa OR74A linkage group IV, whole genome shotgun sequence genome has a segment encoding these proteins:
- a CDS encoding Hsc70 cochaperone: protein MTTTKQRLALAICDFLNTSLTDGTLQADDKDNIDIAVNCIGEAFGVDPSDKAAVTEAIGSQNLLQIYSVYEKLKQTKPAAASASSTTSSSSAAPAAASTSSNGPTEEDKKQAESLKSKGNAAMAQKDYPTAIDFYTQALTLNPGNAVYLSNRAAAHSAARDHESARADAEAAVAIDPKYTKAWSRLGLARFALGDAKGAMEAYQKGIEYEGNGGSEAMKKGFETAKRRVEELEAQNDAPAARGGAGGAGGMPDLSSLASMFGGGGGGAGTGAGAGAGGGGGGMPDFGSIMNNPMFAQMAQNLMSNPDMMSNLMNNPRLREMANQFQGGGGLPDMSSLMNDPNIADLARSFMGGGGAGGAGGAGGR from the exons ATG ACGACAACAAAGCAGCGCCTCGCGCTCGCCATCTGCGACTTCCTCAACACCTCCTTGACCGACGGCACCCTCCAAGCCGACGACAAGGACAACATCGACATTGCCGTCAACTGCATCGGCGAGGCCTTTGGTGTCGACCCCTCCGATAAGGCCGCCGTGACCGAGGCCATCGGCTCCCAGAACCTGCTCCAGATCTACTCCGTCTACGAGAAGCTCAAGCAAACcaagcccgccgccgcctctgcctcttccaccacctcctcctcttccgccgcCCCTGCTGcggccagcaccagcagcaatgGCCCCacagaagaagacaagaagCAAGCCGAATCCCTCAAGTCCAAAGGCAACGCCGCCATGGCCCAAAAGGACTACCCAACCGCCATCGACTTCTACACCCAGGCGCTCACTCTAAACCCAGGCAACGCCGTCTACCTGTCCAACCGCGCGGCCGCCCACTCTGCCGCGCGCGACCACGAGTCCGCTCGCGCCGATGCCGAggccgccgtcgccatcgACCCCAAGTACACCAAGGCGTGGAGCCGCCTGGGCCTTGCGCGCTTCGCCCTCGGCGATGCTAAGGGCGCCATGGAGGCGTACCAGAAGGGTATTGAGTACGAGGGCAACGGCGGTAGTGAGGCCATGAAGAAGGGATTTGAGACGGCCAAGAGGAGGgttgaggagctcgaggcTCAGAATGATGCGCCTGCCGCCCGTGGCGGTgccggtggtgccggtggcaTGCCTGATTTGAGCAGCTTGGCGAGCATgttcggcggtggtggtggtggtgcgggcactggcgctggcgccggtgctggtggtggtggtggtggcatgCCCGATTTTGGCTCCATCATGAACAACCCCATGTTCGCCCAGATGGCCCAGAACCTCATGAGCAACCCCGACATGATGTCCAACCTTATGAACAACCCCCGTCTCAGGGAAATGGCGAACCAGTTccagggcggcggtggtctGCCTGACATGTCTTCGCTTATGAACGATCCCAACATTGCCGATTT GGCGCGCTCGTtcatgggtggtggtggtgctggcggtgccggtggtgctggcggaAGGTAA